In Oceanispirochaeta sp., a single window of DNA contains:
- a CDS encoding bacteriohemerythrin: protein VDDVLSLITVINEIASQTNLLSMNAAIEAAHAGDAGKGFAVVAQEIRSLAESTGQNALSISQTLNKLVEQINRAGTISLESGKSFEEIEKGAGTVASAFSEIHENTESLLISSQQLSQNTRDLQEIAAESTASVHEIEYGATDINKVLQDSKQVASKLREDMEKLTNESKISNFNLTKVSESYLKISESFLEIMQARTSYLGKQNELENKLFISNLMVAHVNWMGISRSILDGSTDNADQGILDDHHCRLGQWIYSRGKEYIGDDRKFENLKSRHVLLHKVLSEIVELKDKDKMAEAELKFQELTGISNEIVQILMTLGYSDFISWNANLSVRVREFDDQHKKLLSLISDLYNRMEEGSGNDILGETLMKLIDYTEYHFGMEEKNFHLYNYPYKGEHIDQHNALVAKAKELHRGIERNEGVLSIEVLDFLQNWVVNHINKTDKMYTEFFSHKDIKA, encoded by the coding sequence GTGGATGATGTTCTCTCTCTGATTACGGTCATCAACGAAATTGCCTCTCAAACAAATCTGCTCTCGATGAACGCAGCCATTGAAGCAGCACATGCGGGGGATGCAGGAAAGGGTTTTGCCGTTGTGGCACAAGAGATCAGGAGTCTGGCCGAATCTACCGGACAAAATGCTCTCAGTATCTCACAGACACTGAATAAACTAGTTGAACAGATCAACCGTGCAGGAACGATCAGCCTGGAGAGCGGAAAATCCTTTGAAGAGATCGAGAAAGGGGCAGGAACCGTGGCCTCGGCCTTTTCTGAAATTCATGAAAATACGGAGTCACTTTTGATCAGTTCTCAGCAGCTATCCCAGAATACACGAGATCTGCAGGAAATAGCCGCGGAATCGACGGCCAGTGTTCATGAAATAGAATATGGAGCAACAGATATTAACAAGGTACTTCAGGATTCCAAACAGGTTGCATCCAAGCTCAGAGAGGATATGGAAAAATTGACAAATGAGTCAAAAATATCCAACTTCAACCTGACTAAGGTGTCAGAATCCTATCTTAAAATATCAGAATCTTTTCTGGAGATAATGCAGGCTCGAACCAGCTATCTGGGAAAACAAAATGAACTGGAAAATAAACTTTTCATTTCCAATCTTATGGTCGCCCATGTGAACTGGATGGGAATATCCAGGTCTATTCTGGACGGCAGTACGGATAATGCCGATCAAGGGATACTGGATGACCATCATTGCAGGCTTGGCCAATGGATTTATTCACGGGGAAAAGAATACATCGGCGATGATCGGAAATTTGAAAACCTGAAATCCCGTCATGTCCTGCTGCATAAAGTCCTGTCAGAAATTGTTGAATTGAAAGATAAAGACAAGATGGCCGAAGCGGAATTGAAATTCCAGGAACTGACAGGCATCTCCAATGAGATCGTTCAGATTCTGATGACCCTCGGGTATTCAGATTTTATCAGCTGGAATGCAAATCTAAGTGTCCGGGTCAGAGAATTTGATGATCAGCACAAGAAACTCCTCAGTCTTATTTCCGATCTATACAACAGGATGGAAGAGGGATCGGGGAATGATATTCTAGGGGAAACTCTTATGAAACTCATAGATTATACGGAGTATCACTTTGGCATGGAAGAAAAGAATTTCCATCTATATAACTATCCCTATAAAGGGGAGCATATTGATCAGCATAATGCACTGGTGGCCAAAGCCAAAGAACTGCACCGGGGAATAGAGCGGAATGAAGGTGTGCTGAGCATTGAAGTGCTGGACTTCCTGCAGAACTGGGTTGTCAACCATATCAACAAGACGGACAAAATGTACACCGAGTTTTTCAGCCATAAGGACATCAAGGCATAA